One genomic region from Capra hircus breed San Clemente chromosome 18, ASM170441v1, whole genome shotgun sequence encodes:
- the PRPF31 gene encoding U4/U6 small nuclear ribonucleoprotein Prp31: MSLADELLADLEEAAEEEEGGSYGEEEEEPAIEDVQEETQLDLSGDSVKSIAKLWDSKMFAEIMMKIEEYISKQAKASEVMGPVEAAPEYRVIVDANNLTVEIENELNIIHKFIRDKYSKRFPELESLVPNALDYIRTVKELGNSLDKCKNNENLQQILTNATIMVVSVTASTTQGQQLSEEELERLEEACDMALELNASKHRIYEYVESRMSFIAPNLSIIIGASTAAKIMGVAGGLTNLSKMPACNIMLLGAQRKTLSGFSSTSVLPHTGYIYHSDIVQSLPPDLRRKAARLVAAKCTLAARVDSFHESTEGKVGYELKDEIERKFDKWQEPPPVKQVKPLPAPLDGQRKKRGGRRYRKMKERLGLTEIRKQANRMSFGEIEEDAYQEDLGFSLGHLGKSGSGRVRQTQVNEATKARISKTLQRTLQKQSVVYGGKSTIRDRSSGTASSVAFTPLQGLEIVNPQAAEKKVAEASQKYFSSMAEFLKVKGEKSGITST, from the exons ATGTCTCTGGCTGATGAGCTGCTGGCCGACCTCGAGGAGGCggcagaagaggaggagggaggaagctatggggaggaggaggaggagccagccATCGAGGATGTGCAGGAGGAGACCCAGCTGGATCTTTCCGGGGACTCAGTCAAGAGTATCGCCAAGCTGTGGGACAGCAAGATG TTTGCCGAGATCATGATGAAGATTGAGGAGTACATCAGCAAGCAGGCCAAAGCTTCAGAAG tgatgggaccagtggaGGCGGCCCCTGAGTACCGGGTCATCGTGGACGCCAACAACCTAACAGTGGAGATCGAGAACGAGCTGA ACATCATCCATAAGTTCATCCGGGATAAGTACTCAAAGCGATTCCCCGAGCTGGAGTCCCTGGTCCCCAACGCCCTGGATTACATCCGCACCGTCAAG gagcTGGGCAACAGCCTGGACAAATGCAAGAACAACGAGAACCTGCAGCAGATCCTGACCAACGCCACCATCATGGTCGTCAGCGTCACCGCCTCCACCACCCAGGG GCAGCAGCTGTCGGAGGAGGAGCTGGAGCGGCTGGAGGAGGCCTGCGACATGGCGCTGGAGCTGAACGCCTCCAAGCACCGCATCTACGAGTACGTGGAGTCGCGGATGTCCTTCATCGCCCCCAACCTCTCCATCATCATCGGGGCCTCCACCGCCGCCAAGATCATGG GGGTGGCCGGCGGCCTGACCAACCTCTCCAAGATGCCTGCCTGCAACATCATGCTGCTTGGGGCGCAGCGCAAGACGCTGTCGGGCTTCTCGTCCACCTCGGTGCTGCCCCACACCGGCTACATCTACCACAGCGACATCGTGCAGTCCCTGCCCCCG GATCTGCGACGGAAAGCCGCCCGGCTGGTGGCCGCCAAGTGTACGCTGGCAGCCCGTGTGGACAGCTTCCACGAGAGTACGGAGGGGAAG GTGGGCTACGAGCTGAAGGACGAGATTGAGCGCAAGTTCGACAAGTGGCAGGAGCCGCCGCCCGTGAAGCAGGTGAAGCCGCTGCCCGCGCCCCTCGACGGGCAGCGCAAGAAGCGAGGCGGCCGCAG gTACCGCAAGATGAAGGAGCGGCTGGGGCTGACGGAGATCCGGAAGCAGGCCAACCGCATGAGCTTTGGAGAG ATCGAGGAGGACGCCTACCAGGAAGATCTGGGTTTCAGCCTGGGACATCTGGGCAAGTCGGGCAGCGGGCGGGTGCGGCAGACGCAGGTGAACGAGGCTACCAAAGCCAGGATCTCCAAGACGCTGCAG CGGACCCTGCAGAAGCAGAGCGTGGTGTACGGTGGGAAGTCCACCATCCGTGACCGCTCGTCGGGAACCGCCTCCAGCGTGGCCTTCACCCCACTCCAG GGCCTGGAGATTGTGAACCCACAAGCAGCAGAGAAGAAGGTGGCGGAGGCCAGCCAGAAGTACTTCTCCAGCATGGCTGAGTTCCTCAAGGTCAAGGGCGAGAAGAGCGGCATCACGTCCACCTGA